Proteins encoded by one window of Dioscorea cayenensis subsp. rotundata cultivar TDr96_F1 chromosome 20, TDr96_F1_v2_PseudoChromosome.rev07_lg8_w22 25.fasta, whole genome shotgun sequence:
- the LOC120251119 gene encoding dual-specificity RNA methyltransferase RlmN, translating into MTARPCGSGSTGKSKVLLTEMDFSELERWVQSQGYRPGQALMLWKCLYGNNIWAHSDDELAGLNKEFRKMLSENASFKSLMIKDIHEASDGTRKILFTLEDEMVVETVVIPFSQGRTTVCVSSQVGCAMNCQFCYTGRMGLRRHLSTAEIVEQAVFARRLFTSEFGSITNVVFMGMGEPFHNIENIIKAASIMVDEKGLQFSPRKVTVSTSGLVPQLKRFLRESKCALAVSLNATTDEVRNWIMPINRKYNLGLLLETLREELRFKHRYKVLFEYVMLAGINDSFEDAKRLIELVRGIPCKINLISFNPHSGSLFKPTPEEKMIEFRNILAEAGLVVFLRLSRGDDKMAACGQLGEPGNIQAPMLRVPEQFRMAV; encoded by the exons ATGACCGCACGCCCCTGCGGATCTG GTAGCACTGGGAAGTCTAAGGTTTTACTTACAGAGATGGACTTCTCTGAACTCGAA aGATGGGTCCAGTCTCAAGGTTACAGGCCAGGGCAGGCTTTGATGCTCTGGAAGTGCCTCTACGGGAATAACATCTGGGCACATTCTGATGATGAATTAGCAG GTCTGAATAAGGAATTTCGAAAAATGTTAAGTGAGAATGCTTCTTTCAAGTCATTGATGATCAAAGATATTCATGAAGCATCAGATGGAACTCGAAAG ATTTTGTTCACTTTGGAGGATGAGATGGTGGTGGAGACAGTTGTGATCCCATTCAGTCAAGGGAGGACTACGGTTTGTGTATCAAGTCAAGTTGGTTGTGCAATGAACTGCCAATTTTGTTACACTGGCAG GATGGGGTTGAGAAGACATTTATCAACGGCTGAAATAGTTGAACAGGCTGTTTTTGCGCGTCGGCTGTTCACGAGTGAATTTGGATCCATCACAAATGTCGTATTTATG GGTATGGGTGAGCCATTTCATAACATAGAAAACATCATCAAGGCTGCATCTATAATGGTTGATGAGAAAGGACTGCAATTCAGCCCTCGCAAGGTGACAGTCTCAACCAGTGGACTTGTGCCTCAGCTCAAACGCTTCCTTCGTGAGTCTAAGTGTGCATTGGCTGTTAGTTTGAATGCTACAACTGATGAG GTAAGGAATTGGATTATGCCAATCAACCGCAAGTATAATCTTGGCCTTCTGCTTGAGACCCTTAGGGAAGAGCTTCGCTTCAAACACAGATATAAAGTATTATTCGAATACGTGATGCTTGCAGGAATAAATGACAG CTTCGAGGATGCAAAAAGGCTTATAGAACTTGTTCGAGGTATTCCATGCAAGATTAATCTCATTTCATTCAATCCCCACTCTGGTTCTCTATTCAAGCCTACCCCTGAGGAGAAGATGATCGAGTTTCGCAATATTCTGGCTGAAGCCGGACTTGTCGTCTTCTTGAGGCTCAGCCGAGGAGATGATAAGATGGCAGCCTGTGGCCAGCTTGGGGAGCCTGGCAACATCCAAGCACCCATGCTTCGTGTGCCTGAGCAATTCCGAATGGCTGTATGA